Genomic DNA from Halobaculum sp. CBA1158:
AACCTTGAGAAATGTAAGCGTGCCGTGAACGGTTCGAACGTCAGAACTCTCGAACGTCCCTTTCAGACAGTGAACGACATCGACATCGACATCGGACATGACTGCTTCTCCTCGACGGTGAACGTCGAGATAGCCTCGAACGTTACCCGGACGCTCGCCGATGTGGTGGACCGTCGCTTGTGGGTGTTCTTGCGAGTTTCCGTAGGTGACGAGTACCGGCTCGTGTCCGAGTTTCTGCAATCCGGAGGCCAACCCACTTGTCACTCTTGATGGGCCTGTTTGCTCCTCATTGAGCGGACCGTAGAGACCGACTCTCATCGGTACCCGAGGTCTCGAAGGAGGTCTTCCCGATCGTGTGCCTCCTCTGAGCTTTTCCACTCCTTGGGTTCGTGTGAACGATTGTCAGTAGCAGACGTTTTGCACCACGGGACTCGCTTGAGCGCGGGCAACGGGACATGATCGGGATGCCCGTATAAACCAAATTCCCCGAGAAGGTTCCCATGGTCGGCGGTGATCAGAACCTCGCCATCAACGTTATCCAAGAGAATCGCAACACTATCGAGAACGTACTCGAGGTTGGCTCGATAGTTTTGCCAGACGTCATCGTAAGTGACCTCACCAGCCTGTAGCCTGTCCCAGACGTCGCTCCACGGGCTCTGTCCGAAGTCGTGTAACGGTAGCCCTCGATCCATCGGACTTGGAACGAACGGATAATGTGGCTGCATGTAGTGTAAGATGAGTTTCTCGGGGTCTGCGTTCCGGTACGTATGAATTCCTCTATCGGTCACAGCATCGGCCGGGATCGTTCGAATCTCCTCGTCGACGGCGTAATCCCAGACTTCGTCGAGGACGAGGAAGTCTCCGCCGTCGAGAAGCATCTTCGAGAATGGGTTCGCTGTAACGTATGCCACATCAGAGGTGTCAACATCGTCGAACGTTTTCGGAATCCACTCACCGGAACTGCTCGCGATCGAGTAGTCTGCAGTATCGTCGACGAACTCGTAGCTCGCTTCGACTTCACGCATCAGATCCCACCTACAGGCATCAAGGATAACGACGACGTCCCACGAGTCATCAAAGATATTTCTGCCGTAGTTGTACCGTCTTCCGAGAGTACGCCACATTCCGACGTACAACTCGTACATAGAGGGGTGCACACCAGCAAGGCCGTCAGCCGCGATGCGGTCGCGCGACTCCTCTACCCAGTCGCCGAACGTCATATGTATCCCAAGTCCTCCAACTGGTCCGTCGGCATATCCACCTCTTGGCGTGAAATGTCAACGTCGCTCACAGCCGCTTCGATCCACTCACGGGCATGACGAACGTCATCGAAGAGATCGGTCGACATCGTGGTTGCGGCCATCGCTCGCTCGGCGTGTCGTCCCGGTTCCACGGAACTTGAGTCCCAGCTCGTGTGTATACCGTGATCGCTGAGCAGAAGGAGTTCATCGTCATCTCCCAGTCGATCGCGTACTTCGGCGACCCAGTCATTGACTCGCTGATACGTCTTCCGATATCGAGCCTCGTCGTGACGATAAATGTGCCCACACATGTCTAGTGTATGAATATGACAACCGACTAGTGAGAGTTCGTGGTTGAGCATCTCGCGGGTCCAGCCGAACTGCTCGGCTCCGATACCGTATATTTCTCGCTCGAACCCACCGATGGTCTGGTCGCCCTCGTCCGGGTTTGCAGTATCCCACACCCGTTTGAGCTCTGCAGAGTTGTGGACTCCTGGCCAGTTGTGAACAACTCGACCCTCGCCTTGGAACACGTGTTCGGAATCGGTCTCGGGAATGCTGTATGTCGCCCCCGTTACTGACTCCGCGAGGCTTCCGAGCTTATCTCGCGTGTTCCCGCCGAGTTTCGATGTGAATTTCGAAACAAAATTGACCGCCGAGTTGTCCCACTCGCTTGTTCCGCCTCCTGTCAGCCCGTGTTCTTCTGGTCCGAGCCCGGTCGCGACAGTCGGCCACACCTCGAGTGTGTATGGCTGGTCTTTCATATATGAGAACGTCTCGATCGGGCGTGCTTGTTCGAGTTCCAAGGCGGGAACGTCGAACCGAGAGACGTGTTCGTGGTCCAATGCGTCCAATGCGAGTACGAGTAACATTTTTATTTGCGTTGGTAGTTCGGATATTTAATCGCTTTCGTTCAATACAGGTTCGACCATTCCTCGAAACAGTCGCGGCGCGTACCTGGGGTGTTTTCCGGCGAGGTAGAGTCCGCGCCAGGCATGGTCCCACGCATCGGTTCGCTCAATCGCACCGGGTGGCCCATCGTGGTGTATCTCGGTCTTCGGAATACGCTCTATGTTGAATCCGCGCTTGTGACACTTGAGCGCGAAGTCCGTATCTCCCATGTGGGATCTGAGACGTTCGTCGAAGCCGTTCACCTCCCGCCAAGTTCTCTTCGTGAAGCCCATCAGCCGTCCGGCGACAAGGTCGTAGTTCCAGTCGCACATTCCAACGAGAGTATGGTCCTCTATTTCATCTACCACCGACCAAAAGAAATCCTCCGAGAAACGAATGTCGTCGTCGAGGAGGAGGACACGCTCGGTAGGCGCTGCATCGACTCCTGCGTTACGAGCCTCGTTTAATGTCCCGCCACGGGCGATCGCGATCGGGACGCCATCCGGGACGGACTCCCTCGTGAGCACGTCCTCGCTGGTCGTCGGTATAACGACTGTTATTTCTGTCATTGTCGGCCCACGGGTGCTACTGTCTTGTGTATGGCAGATGTATATAGGCGATGCGGTCGATCAATCGCTTGTCGGATCGACCCTTGTCTGGTCGTAATAAATTGTTTCCACCCTATCAACTACTTCACTCCACGTCATCGGATCGTAGTTGACACTCGAGGTCGTGGCCGCTTCAACGGCCTTCGATATCTCAGAGGGCTGAGTAGTATCGATTCCGACACACCCGTCGATTTCTACCCAATTCTTCAGGGCAGCTCGCTTAAGCACAACACACGGCGTACCTGTGGTGAGTGCCTCTGCGACCGTCATCCCGTACGCTTCGAACATTGAGAGACTCAAGAATACTGTCGCACCGGCGTACAGTCCGGGTAACCGGGCGTTATCGACATACCCGAGGAAATCAGTCCGTTCTGACACGCCAACCTCGGCAGCGAGCGATTTCAACGTATCGTCGTATGGTCCAGTACCTACAACCATCAGTTCGTACTCCGGTAACTGAGGTAGTGCTCGGATAGCATGTTGCACGCCCTTGTACTCTTCGAGCCGGCCAACGTACAGTAAGTACGGTCGGGTCTGCGAAAGCGGGGATGCGTCCACGAATCGGTCTACATCCAGTCCGTTCGGTATGACTTTCGCGTTCACGCCGAAGTCATCGCGGAGCCGTGCCTGTTCCCAACGACTTACGGCTATCACCTGCTCGGCTCTTCGTACTGTCCACCCTCCGATCGGCCGGTAAAATGACAAGAGCGTGTTCCGCGTAGGGGAAGCGCTCTCGCCGTGATAGTGCGTCGTGAACACGAAGCGCTCTTCGGAAACGTTGAGCGCTGCGAACAGCCCCGGGATGGCATGATAATTGTGTGCGTGGACGATATCCGCGTCGTACCGCCGAGCCGCCAGAGCGATACTTGGGGCGATATACATCGATCCGCCGGGAGCAAGCGAACGGAAACGACGGACGTTGACTCCGTTACGACACTCACGAGTCGCACCGCCTTCACCGGCATCAGCCGCGAACACGGTCACGTCGTGCCCTCGAGAAGCGAGTCCCTCACTTATTTCGCGTACGTGAGTTTCGACTCCTCCTTTTTGCGGAGGATACCGGTGTGTCACTTGCAGGACTCTCATCCGCTCTCAAACGCCTCCCGAAGCTCCATATCCACGTCCCACGTCCCGTCCCCCTCCCCACGCAGTAACTTCACCGCCGCCCGGAACAGCGAGACCTGCGTGTCGAACAGCGCGTACGCCGGCTGCAACGACCCCAGCGAATCCCGCGCCCCCAGCCACACGAACCCCCCGACCCCCGCGGGCACCGCAAGCCCGAGGGGCCCGCCCACAGCGACCGCCCCAAGCGACGCCAGTCCCACGCCGGCCATCATCAGCGTCGGCGACACGCCCATGAACCACCAGTTGAACGGCAACACGACCGTCCCGTAGCCACCGTACCCACCGAGCACGTCCCGCTGACGCCACAGCAACCGCAACAGTCCCATCGCCCTCCTGTCTTTCTGCGTCCGCCGCTTGCAGAACGCCGAGTGACTCGCTTCCTTGTACCGAATCGCCGGATCAAACACAACCCGACCGCCGTTCTTCCGGATCTTTAGTGCCAGTTCGGTGTCGTCGGCGATGGAGTCCTCGTCGATCGCGACGATCGAGTCGCGCTCGAACGCCGAAAACGGCCCGTGGAAGATGAACGTCGAGTCGAGGTGCGACTCCAGCGTCTGGATCTCCGCTTGCACGTCGCGATACCCTCGCTCGACCTCGCTGCCGCCGAGCACCTCGGCGTTCCGGCCCGTCACCGCCTCGACCGCGGGGTCGGCGAGGTTCGCGACGGCCTCCCGGAGGGCGTCCTCGGCGACCGTCGAGTCGCAGTCGGTCTTGACGACGACCTCGTTGCTCGCGGCGGCGTACGCCTCGTTGAGCGCGACCGCGAGCCCGCGGCGTTCGGTCTCCTCGATCAGCGTCAACTCCGGGGCCTCGCGGTCGGCGAAGAACTGCCGGACGATATCGGGCGTCGCGTCGTCGCTGGAGTCCACGACGACCACCTCGACCTCCTCCATCGGGTAGTCCCACCCGCAGATTCCCTCCAGCTTCGATTCGACGATCCGCTCCTCGTTGTACGTCGGGAGCACGACGCTCACGGACGGTTCGGCGTCGTGATCCTTCGCCGCGGGCGACCCCTCCGGGTCGCGGAGGAGATACAGGAGCCCGTACGCGAGGTAGGGAAGCCCGGTGAGACTGACAAGCCCCGCCAGCCAGCCGACGAGACGACGGAATCGCATTGCCGGCCGTTCGCCGACACCGTACAAAACGACGGCGGTCGGGAAGTCGCCTCCGGCCGCCCGGACCACACCGCGGCTCCCGTGGTCCCGAAACCCCTAACTCGCCCCCCGAACCACCGAACACACATGACCGACGATGTCTGCGTGCTCCTCCCCACCTACGACGAGGCCGCGACCGTCGCAGACGTCGTCACGGACTTTCGCGAGCACGGCCTCGAGAACGTGCTTGTGATCGACGGCGGGTCGACGGACGACACTCGCGAGCTTGCACGCGAGGCGGGCGCACGCGTGGAGATCCAGTCCGGCTCGGGGAAGGGCCAGGCGATCCGCGAGGCGGTTCGCGAGCACGTCACCTCGGAGTACGTTCTCATGGCCGACGCCGACGGCACCTACCGCGCGAGCGACGCCGAGGCGATGCTCGAACCGCTCCGCGAGGGCACCGCCGAACACGTCATCGGCGACCGCTTCGCCGACATGCGCGAGGGCGCGATGACGCGGTTCAATCGCCTCGGCAACGCCGTCTTCAACGGCCTGTTCTCGGTCATCCATCGCGAGGACTACGGCGACATCCTCTCGGGGTACCGCGCGTTCACCGTCGAGTCGTTCGAGCGGCTCCGCCTGGCCGCCGACGGCTTCGGCATCGAGACGGAGTTGGCCGTCGAGTGCGCGCGCCACGGCGTCCGAACGACCGTCGTCCCGATCACCTACCTCCCGCGTCCGAGCGGGTCGAACACGAACCTCCACCCCGTGAAGGACGGCGGGATCATCCTCATGGCGATCTACCGACAGGCGAAGACCTCGAACCCCCTGTTTTACTTCGGGAGCGCGGGGGTGGCCTCCGGGCTCGCGGGGACGGGGGTCGCGGCGTACGTCGCCTACGACTGGTTCGTCAACGGGATCCCGCACAACGTGCTCGCGATCGTGGCCGGGGTCGGGCTCATCCTGGGAGTGCAACTGCTCATCTTCGGCGTGCTCTCGGATCTGGTGGTCACGCTCCACGGCGAGACGCTGGACCGCGTCGAGCGTCTGGAGCGCGAGGTCGACGACGCGCTCGGCCAGGGAGACGCGGACAGCGAGGCCCGCGAGTCGGCGGAGGGCGAGCCGATCGCCGCCGAATTAGAAGGGAAGGATCGAACGGACCCGCCCGAGCAGTGATCCGGCCCCGCTCCGGCGACGGTCCTCGAAGATCGGGTGCAGTCGGTTGAGGAGGTCGCGCTCGGACTCGAAGCGTTCCTCGGGGATCTCACGGAGCACCGACGCCACGTCGAGCGTGTTGCCGGCGGCGTCGTACGAGACCTCCGTGTCGCCCAGCGACTCGATCAGCTCGTCGGTCGTCGCCGGGAACCGGACGCCCGCGCGGTCCAAGCGCGCGTTCAGCGCCGCGATGCCGAACTCGATCGAGTCGGGCTCCGACGTGTCCCCCTGCGGCGGTCTGGCTGCCATCGCTCCCGGGTTGGATCTCCGGGGACTAAAACGGCCGGGCACGCCGACGGCGTCGCGTCTCACACTTGCATCCGGCGTCTCGGTCCCAATCCCCCTCCCGCGTCGCCGCGCTTATCGGTGCCGCGGACCTCCCATAGCACATGACCGACTACACCACCGTCTCCATCCCCAAGGACCTCGCCGAGCGGGTCGAGGAGACCATCGAGGGGACGAGCTTCTCGTCCACCTCGGACCTCGTTCGGTTCCTCCTGCGTAGCATCGTCATCCAGCACCAGAAGGAGGGGTCGCTCTCGGAGGCGGAGTTCGAGGAGATCACAGATCAACTGCGAGACCTCGGCTATCTGGAGTAGATTAGTCGTCGCCCCCGGGCCGACTGATCCCGTTACTCACTCGGCGACCCGTTCCTCGGGCGGCTCCGCGTCGACGACGACCAGTTCGCGGCGTCGCCCGCGGCGGTCGTACGCGACCACGTCGTCCGCCTCGTAGGGCGGCGTCGCGACCAAGACGGTCGCCGCGAGGTCGTCCGCCTCGGTGAGCCGACGGTCCCCGTCGGGGTGTGAGAGGAACCGCGCCCGCCCCGAGGGGCGGCCCAGGTCCATCCCGAACACCGCCGCGACGGAGCCGCCCGCGGACGGGAAATAAAAGTGCGTCAACACCGGCGTCGTCGGGTCCAGGGCTGGCGGCGCGTCGACCAGGTCGCCGGCGGCCGTCGCGTCGAGGACGACGTTCTCGTCGTCGGGATCCGCCTCTCGTGCGCGTTCCAGGAGGAGCGAGAGCAGGTCGGCGGTGACGTACTCGGGCGCGGGGTCGTCGCCGACGCGCACGTCGTCCCCGTCCTGTTCGCCCGGTTCATCGAACTCGCCGTATGTCTTAGGCTCCTCGAGTCCGTCCGATCCGCCGGGACCGTCGGATCCGCTGGGTCCGTCCGATCTTCCGCGTCCGTCGTTCATCGCTCGGCGCTCATCCGAGGACCGAGCCGAGCGCCTTCACGTACAGCCCCGGCGCGTTGCCCCGGGAGCTGTCGAGCGCGTCGGCGAGCGCGCGGGCACCGCCCTCGGTCACGCCGGCCCCGTGACCGCACAGCACTCGTTCGGGGGACAGCCCCGAGAGCGCGCGCCGCGGCGGGAACAGCCGCAGCATGGGGTGGACGCCGAGCGTCTCCCCGCCGGTGCGCATGTACGAGGACGTCCCCACGGACTCGGGGACGTACAGCGTCCCGCCGTCCTCGTCGAGGAGGCCGACCTCCTGCCACGGCGGGATCGACGAGTCGCGGATCGTGATCGCCCGCAGGCCGCCCAACTCGCGGCCGAATCGCTCGACCGGTGCGTCGAGTTTCGTCGCGACGCCGGTCATCCAGTCGGGAACGTACACGGGCACGTCGTGGCGGGTCGCGATCGCGGCGGCGTCGCGCTTGTGGCGGTCCAGACAGACGACGACGCCCGCCACGTCGCCCTCCAGGTCCGCGATCAGGTCGTCGACGCCGTCGCCGTCCACCGGGTCGAGCACCCACACGTCGCCGTCGACCGAGAGGGCGTGGCTCGCTCGCTCCATCGTCTCGTCCGGATAGGCGATCCACCCGACGCCGCCGTCGAACTCGTCGATCACGACCGGGTCGCCTCCGCCGGACCCTTTCATCGGCATACACGGGCACAGGAGCGCCGCGGGCTTAAGTGGGGTGCCGCCGGAAGGGCTGACGAGATGACGACGCGACCCGCGACGACGCAGCCGCGCCCGGCACTCGCCGCGCTCGCGCTGGAGGTGACTGACCTCGGCCGCGCGGCCGACTGGTACGCCGACGCGTTCGGGCTCGTTCCGACCCGTCGCACCCCGAGCGAGTGCGCCTTCGACGCGGGCGGCACCGAGTTAGTGTTGCGCCGCCCGGAGTCGGTCCCCCGGGGCGGCCTCCACACGCACTTCGCGTTCGAGGTGCCGGGTCGGGAGTACGACGCCTGGCGAGCCAGGTTCCCCGACGCGCCCGAGGTAGACTTCGGCTCGTTCCGGTCGCTGTACCTGGAGGACGACGACGCCCACGCGCCCGAGATCGGTGGAACGGCCCCCGACGACGCCGGAACCGGGATCGTCGGGATCTTCGAGGTCGTCCTCGAGGTGGCGAACGTCGACGTCGCGAGCGACTGCTGGTCGGCGCTCGGCTTCTCCACGGTCGACCGCGGGGACGAGCGACGCAGGATCCGGATGCGCGGGCCCAGCGGAGCCGACCGCCAGTTCGACGTGGAGCTGTGGGAGCCGCAACTCGGGCTGGCCGACGCCCGCGGCGGGGTCCACGTCGACCTCGCGATCCGGGTGCGCGAACCCGCGGCCCTCGCCGAGCACGCCTACGGCGACCTGCCCTCGGTCACGGTCCGCGAGCGAGGCGACGGCTCCGTCGAACTGTACGACCCTGACGGGCACCACGTCGTGTTGCTACCGGTCGAGAGTGAGCATGGAGCGAATGGGACGGACCGATGACCGGGGAGGATACCGTCGCCGATGGCGACGAGGTCGAATGCGGCGACGGCGTCGGCGTCAGAGAGGATGATGGCCGCGCTGGCGACGCTGATGACCGCGTCGGCGACGACGATGGTCGTGCCGGCAGCGACGATAACCGCGCCGGCGACGACGACCGCGGCTACCGACACGTCGCCGTCGAGGAGGTGGCGAACACGCCGAACCCGACGCGCGTCAAGCGCGAACTCGACGAGGCGGTCGGCGCGTCGCTGTTCGGCTGCAACTACTACGAGGCCGACCCCGGCGAGCGCGTGCCGTGGGGGTACCACCGCCACCCGGATCACGAGGAGATGTTCTACGTCATCGCGGGCGAGTTGGCCGTCGAGACGCCCGACCGAACTTACCGCGTCGGCCCCGACGAGGCGTTCTTCGTGCCCGAGAACGCCCCGAACCGGGCGGTCGCCGCCGGCGACGAGCCGTGCCGCTTCCTCGCGCTCGGCGCGCCCAAGGACGCCGACGGCGCTGTGATCGAAGAGGCGTGTCCGGCCTGCGGAGCGGTAACCGACCGGGAGTACGAGGTTCAGACCGTCGATGCGGGAGTCAACCCCGACGTGACCGAGTACGTCCTGTCGTGTGCCGAATGCGGCGAGACGGTCGATCGGTTCTCGGCGTGAACGGCGCGTATTGGCGTCCTGGCGCGTGTGAGCGTCTCAAGGGGGCCAGCGTCGGATCTCCCTCGCGACGCGCCTGACTCGACCGCGCTGGCGACGGCGACACACCCGACTCGACCGCGCCGACGAGGACACGCCT
This window encodes:
- a CDS encoding alkaline phosphatase family protein, which translates into the protein MLLVLALDALDHEHVSRFDVPALELEQARPIETFSYMKDQPYTLEVWPTVATGLGPEEHGLTGGGTSEWDNSAVNFVSKFTSKLGGNTRDKLGSLAESVTGATYSIPETDSEHVFQGEGRVVHNWPGVHNSAELKRVWDTANPDEGDQTIGGFEREIYGIGAEQFGWTREMLNHELSLVGCHIHTLDMCGHIYRHDEARYRKTYQRVNDWVAEVRDRLGDDDELLLLSDHGIHTSWDSSSVEPGRHAERAMAATTMSTDLFDDVRHAREWIEAAVSDVDISRQEVDMPTDQLEDLGYI
- a CDS encoding glycosyltransferase family 4 protein, with protein sequence MRVLQVTHRYPPQKGGVETHVREISEGLASRGHDVTVFAADAGEGGATRECRNGVNVRRFRSLAPGGSMYIAPSIALAARRYDADIVHAHNYHAIPGLFAALNVSEERFVFTTHYHGESASPTRNTLLSFYRPIGGWTVRRAEQVIAVSRWEQARLRDDFGVNAKVIPNGLDVDRFVDASPLSQTRPYLLYVGRLEEYKGVQHAIRALPQLPEYELMVVGTGPYDDTLKSLAAEVGVSERTDFLGYVDNARLPGLYAGATVFLSLSMFEAYGMTVAEALTTGTPCVVLKRAALKNWVEIDGCVGIDTTQPSEISKAVEAATTSSVNYDPMTWSEVVDRVETIYYDQTRVDPTSD
- a CDS encoding glycosyltransferase; this translates as MRFRRLVGWLAGLVSLTGLPYLAYGLLYLLRDPEGSPAAKDHDAEPSVSVVLPTYNEERIVESKLEGICGWDYPMEEVEVVVVDSSDDATPDIVRQFFADREAPELTLIEETERRGLAVALNEAYAAASNEVVVKTDCDSTVAEDALREAVANLADPAVEAVTGRNAEVLGGSEVERGYRDVQAEIQTLESHLDSTFIFHGPFSAFERDSIVAIDEDSIADDTELALKIRKNGGRVVFDPAIRYKEASHSAFCKRRTQKDRRAMGLLRLLWRQRDVLGGYGGYGTVVLPFNWWFMGVSPTLMMAGVGLASLGAVAVGGPLGLAVPAGVGGFVWLGARDSLGSLQPAYALFDTQVSLFRAAVKLLRGEGDGTWDVDMELREAFESG
- the aglJ gene encoding S-layer glycoprotein N-glycosyltransferase AglJ; protein product: MTDDVCVLLPTYDEAATVADVVTDFREHGLENVLVIDGGSTDDTRELAREAGARVEIQSGSGKGQAIREAVREHVTSEYVLMADADGTYRASDAEAMLEPLREGTAEHVIGDRFADMREGAMTRFNRLGNAVFNGLFSVIHREDYGDILSGYRAFTVESFERLRLAADGFGIETELAVECARHGVRTTVVPITYLPRPSGSNTNLHPVKDGGIILMAIYRQAKTSNPLFYFGSAGVASGLAGTGVAAYVAYDWFVNGIPHNVLAIVAGVGLILGVQLLIFGVLSDLVVTLHGETLDRVERLEREVDDALGQGDADSEARESAEGEPIAAELEGKDRTDPPEQ
- a CDS encoding ribbon-helix-helix domain-containing protein gives rise to the protein MTDYTTVSIPKDLAERVEETIEGTSFSSTSDLVRFLLRSIVIQHQKEGSLSEAEFEEITDQLRDLGYLE
- a CDS encoding VOC family protein; translation: MTTRPATTQPRPALAALALEVTDLGRAADWYADAFGLVPTRRTPSECAFDAGGTELVLRRPESVPRGGLHTHFAFEVPGREYDAWRARFPDAPEVDFGSFRSLYLEDDDAHAPEIGGTAPDDAGTGIVGIFEVVLEVANVDVASDCWSALGFSTVDRGDERRRIRMRGPSGADRQFDVELWEPQLGLADARGGVHVDLAIRVREPAALAEHAYGDLPSVTVRERGDGSVELYDPDGHHVVLLPVESEHGANGTDR
- a CDS encoding cupin domain-containing protein, with protein sequence MTGEDTVADGDEVECGDGVGVREDDGRAGDADDRVGDDDGRAGSDDNRAGDDDRGYRHVAVEEVANTPNPTRVKRELDEAVGASLFGCNYYEADPGERVPWGYHRHPDHEEMFYVIAGELAVETPDRTYRVGPDEAFFVPENAPNRAVAAGDEPCRFLALGAPKDADGAVIEEACPACGAVTDREYEVQTVDAGVNPDVTEYVLSCAECGETVDRFSA